From Rhodamnia argentea isolate NSW1041297 chromosome 10, ASM2092103v1, whole genome shotgun sequence, a single genomic window includes:
- the LOC115750584 gene encoding uncharacterized protein LOC115750584: MEVASAPPMPVERPKDGKRSNRCRNICAAVSAVTVIVALVILILALTVFKAKKPVITVNSVNLKDLDVSFDMARMSALLNMTVDADLSVRNPNRVGFKYTNSTALLGYRGDPVGDAPIPAGRISADSTEEMKIVVTVMADRLLSNRRAFSDVMGGVLPFTTYAKISGKVSILSVFKIHVTSAVSCDINVFISNRTIDDHQCKYETKL, translated from the coding sequence ATGGAAGTGGCGTCGGCGCCTCCAATGCCCGTCGAGCGGCCGAAGGACGGTAAGCGGAGCAACAGGTGCAGGAACATCTGCGCCGCCGTGTCGGCGGTCACCGTGATCGTCGCCCTGGTGATTCTTATATTGGCCCTGACAGTTTTCAAGGCCAAGAAGCCGGTCATCACGGTGAATTCGGTGAACCTGAAGGACCTCGATGTCTCCTTCGACATGGCGCGGATGAGCGCCTTGCTGAACATGACGGTGGACGCGGACCTCTCCGTGAGGAACCCGAATAGGGTGGGTTTCAAGTACACAAACTCGACCGCACTGTTAGGCTACCGAGGAGATCCTGTCGGCGATGCTCCGATCCCTGCAGGCAGGATCTCAGCGGACAGCACGGAGGAGATGAAAATCGTGGTGACGGTGATGGCAGATCGCCTTCTGTCGAACCGGCGGGCGTTCTCCGACGTCATGGGGGGCGTGCTTCCCTTCACCACTTACGCGAAGATATCTGGCAAGGTTTCCATCTTGAGCGTGTTCAAGATTCATGTGACGTCGGCCGTTTCCTGCGACATCAATGTGTTCATTTCCAATAGAACCATTGACGACCACCAATGCAAGTATGAGACGAAGTTGTAG
- the LOC115750585 gene encoding antifungal protein ginkbilobin-like protein, with product MDLGNLAFTFTYLCSDQVYDSGDPYGDNVVFVLNNLVMLTQGQGYDFYTWSPSPTAIAYGHAACYTGMDYYNCYSCLFTPRHEVLQFCPNRLGAQLHMEDNYCTMRYEEYQFFDN from the coding sequence ATGGATTTAGGTAACCTAGCCTTCACCTTCACATACCTCTGCAGCGATCAAGTTTATGATAGCGGCGATCCTTACGGAGACAACGTAGTTTTTGTCCTCAACAATTTGGTGATGCTCACACAAGGCCAAGGTTATGACTTCTACACTTGGTCGCCTTCTCCTACTGCGATCGCGTACGGTCATGCCGCCTGCTACACTGGGATGGATTACTACAACTGCTATTCATGTCTCTTTACTCCTAGGCATGAAGTTCTTCAGTTTTGCCCTAATAGACTCGGGGCTCAGTTGCACATGGAAGACAACTACTGTACAATGAGATACGAAGAATACCAGTTTTTCGATAACTAA
- the LOC115750534 gene encoding uncharacterized protein LOC115750534 isoform X1, which translates to MLMVLCAVFFFFSTGIVFMLVFMGSERKAGSFDDVERRCTDSAQKLESFNVKDTKKGVGGQVASILDDKLYAQCRVTLDVKGETRDAILDLESPLIALEKGMGCHTPKDDALGNSVIDGRDNAKMTYQKLKHTDEWRTNVPRQLNFGPSTDCRGGGIRGRDLAMLSDEEMVELIYQYLLDMILLEKAEDLLSEKSKVKLDFGDCRTPPSVPRSNDTVESCPGAPVKRMTQSRNVGSGLCRKLQF; encoded by the coding sequence ATGCTCATGGTGCTGTgtgctgtttttttctttttttcaacagGTATCGTTTTTATGCTCGTGTTCATGGGTTCTGAAAGAAAAGCAGGTTCTTTCGATGATGTTGAGCGTCGATGTACAGATTCAGCACAGAAGTTAGAATCTTTTAATGTTAAGGACACCAAGAAGGGTGTGGGAGGGCAAGTTGCTTCAATTTTGGATGACAAGTTGTATGCTCAATGCCGAGTTACTTTGGATGTTAAAGGCGAGACAAGAGATGCAATCCTCGATCTCGAATCTCCCCTTATCGCATTGGAGAAAGGAATGGGTTGCCACACTCCTAAGGATGATGCATTGGGCAACAGTGTCATCGATGGTCGCGACAATGCTAAAATGACTTATCAAAAGCTAAAGCATACAGATGAATGGCGAACCAACGTTCCTCGGCAGCTTAATTTCGGCCCCTCAACCGATTGTAGGGGAGGTGGAATTCGTGGGAGGGATCTCGCCATGCTGTCAGATGAGGAGATGGTCGAATTAATTTACCAATATTTATTAGACATGATTTTGCTCGAGAAGGCCGAGGATCTTCTCTCTGAAAAGTCGAAGGTGAAGCTGGATTTCGGCGATTGCAGGACGCCTCCTTCTGTACCACGGTCAAATGACACTGTAGAAAGTTGTCCCGGAGCTCCTGTAAAACGCATGACTCAATCGAGGAATGTCGGTTCaggtttatgcagaaagctTCAGTTTTGA
- the LOC125312642 gene encoding uncharacterized protein LOC125312642, with product MVGGGGLRRRWWTTVDDGGRRWAVQWVAARRWSAVVDGRGGGRRRLAVVGGGGGCDGWLRWTAAMVVDGGGLSVGDGDGGGWAAIAAIVVGTGRLQKRWSAEADGLLAEK from the exons atggtcggcggcggtGGACTGCGGCGACGGTGGTGGACGACGGTGGACGACGGTgggcggcgatgggcggtgCAGTGGGTGGCGgcgcggcggtggtcggcggtggtggaCGGCCGTggtggcggtcggcggcggttggcggtggtcggcggcggaggTGGCTGCGATGGTTGGCTGCGGTGGACGGCGGCAATGGTGGTGGACGGCGGTGGGTTGTCGGtgggcgacggcgacggcggcgggtGGGCAGCGATCGCCGCGATTGTGGTCGGCACGGGGCGGTTGCAGaaacggtggtcggcggaggcgg ATGGGCTTCTGGCggagaaatga
- the LOC115750534 gene encoding uncharacterized protein LOC115750534 isoform X2, with translation MLVFMGSERKAGSFDDVERRCTDSAQKLESFNVKDTKKGVGGQVASILDDKLYAQCRVTLDVKGETRDAILDLESPLIALEKGMGCHTPKDDALGNSVIDGRDNAKMTYQKLKHTDEWRTNVPRQLNFGPSTDCRGGGIRGRDLAMLSDEEMVELIYQYLLDMILLEKAEDLLSEKSKVKLDFGDCRTPPSVPRSNDTVESCPGAPVKRMTQSRNVGSGLCRKLQF, from the coding sequence ATGCTCGTGTTCATGGGTTCTGAAAGAAAAGCAGGTTCTTTCGATGATGTTGAGCGTCGATGTACAGATTCAGCACAGAAGTTAGAATCTTTTAATGTTAAGGACACCAAGAAGGGTGTGGGAGGGCAAGTTGCTTCAATTTTGGATGACAAGTTGTATGCTCAATGCCGAGTTACTTTGGATGTTAAAGGCGAGACAAGAGATGCAATCCTCGATCTCGAATCTCCCCTTATCGCATTGGAGAAAGGAATGGGTTGCCACACTCCTAAGGATGATGCATTGGGCAACAGTGTCATCGATGGTCGCGACAATGCTAAAATGACTTATCAAAAGCTAAAGCATACAGATGAATGGCGAACCAACGTTCCTCGGCAGCTTAATTTCGGCCCCTCAACCGATTGTAGGGGAGGTGGAATTCGTGGGAGGGATCTCGCCATGCTGTCAGATGAGGAGATGGTCGAATTAATTTACCAATATTTATTAGACATGATTTTGCTCGAGAAGGCCGAGGATCTTCTCTCTGAAAAGTCGAAGGTGAAGCTGGATTTCGGCGATTGCAGGACGCCTCCTTCTGTACCACGGTCAAATGACACTGTAGAAAGTTGTCCCGGAGCTCCTGTAAAACGCATGACTCAATCGAGGAATGTCGGTTCaggtttatgcagaaagctTCAGTTTTGA